The Channa argus isolate prfri chromosome 14, Channa argus male v1.0, whole genome shotgun sequence genome includes a window with the following:
- the LOC137098518 gene encoding transcriptional repressor p66-alpha-like isoform X1, which produces MSEEAVRQTRSQKRALEREGAPQSTDPSSADSESKKSKLDSSEARAQDQTNPKPDPVLAQDSQSRTSTGSENEKEQEQNQLPLPLMSPLASQSAKDDQERTQRHHVVEPSSDIRTECNDRASRVRTESGMDTRSRVRLSEPKASGGMLAAGEVKATIKVEVQTAEQPVDMSTSRGIKREKRPPSPEDDDVIILSDNDSPSPPMNGLSHLKELDTDLLMKSSPAERERIIRQLKEELRLEEAKLVLLKKLRQSQIQRDNLQKPSNLSSSSAPPPLIRGTITSNKGSQQILPGRSSGTVIPPPLVRGGQQVSSKHGTQIIMPPLVRGAQPISVSPQQIQALRQQQHQQQLAASGGSGSGPPPLLLGPRTSAPAVQGQRGIVQPGLIRIGSSGNALASPSSLKGSSSGSSVSVVSVNDSPASRQAAAKLALRKQLEKTLLEIPPPKPPAPEFNFLPSAANNEFIYLVGLEEVVQNLLDTIHRGKTGLPLSKPFVRDPFICTQCNTDFTCRWRQDKTKGGAVLCEDCMSSNQKKALKTEHTNRLKAAFVKALQQEQEIDQRIIQQTSSSISHSSSSSSSSSLMKGGHLKQAQVRASSHQHHHQANQGANIIHHHSIKQSSQGQLSHGVSSVGVRGVPHSFSSSSQLQSAVVAAALVSRPGKHAHVSRRSVQSSKVSSSGIGGSRNISGGTSSSTAWRKQSNSNTGVTMAYVNPSLTGHKTTATVDARQREYLLDMIPSRSSISQTANTWK; this is translated from the exons ATGTCTGAGGAGGCTGTCCGCCAGACGCGCAGCCAGAAGAGGGCACTGGAGAGGGAGGGTGCTCCCCAGTCGACAGATCCCTCCAGTGCTGACAGTGAAAGCAAAAAGTCTAAATTGGACTCATCTGAAGCTAGAGCACAGGACCAAACTAATCCTAAACCGGACCCTGTATTGGCACAGGACAGTCAGTCCCGGACTAGCACAGGATCAGAGAATGAAAAGGAGCAAGAGCAGAACCAGTTGCCATTACCTTTAATGTCACCCTTGGCCTCCCAGTCGGCGAAGGATGATCAAGAGCGGACCCAGAGACACCATGTGGTTGAACCTAGCTCAGACATTCGGACTGAGTGCAATGACAGAGCCAGCAGGGTTAGAACAGAGTCGGGAATGGATACACGGAGCCGGGTCCGCCTGTCAGAGCCAAAGGCATCCGGTGGAATGCTGGCTGCGGGCGAGGTGAAGGCCACCATTAAAGTGGAAGTCCAGACAGCAGAGCAGCCCGTGGACATGAGCACCTCCAGAGG CATAAAAAGAGAGAAGCGCCCTCCATCCCCtgaagatgatgatgtcatcatcTTATCGGATAATGACTCGCCCAGTCCACCAATGAATGGCCTGAGCCACTTGAAAGAGCTGGACACAGACCTTCTCATG AAGAGCAGCCCAGCAGAGAGGGAGCGCATCATTAGGCAGCTGAAGGAGGAGCTGAGATTGGAGGAGGCCAAACTGGTGCTGCTTAAGAAACTCAGACAGAGCCAGATACAGAGGGACAATCTCCAGAAG cccTCAAATTTATCCAgctcctctgctcctcctcctctaatTCGAGGAACAATCACAAGCAATAAAGGCTCTCAGCAG ATTTTGCCAGGCAGGAGTTCAGGCACAGTCATCCCTCCACCACTAGTTAGAGGAGGGCAGCAGGTGTCATCCAAACATGGGACCCAGATCATCATGCCACCTCTGGTCAGAGGGGCACAG CCCATCTCTGTATCTCCACAGCAGATCCAGGCTCTTCGccaacagcagcatcagcagcagttgGCGGCATCCGGAGGCTCAGGTTCAGGACCCCCTCCGCTGCTGTTGGGCCCCAGGACCTCAGCCCCTGCAGTCCAGGGACAGAGAGGCATAGTCCAGCCAGGCCTCATCAGAATTGGCAGTAGTGGTAATGCACTG GCTTCACCATCCAGTTTGAAGGGCTCCTCCTCAGGAAGCAGCGTGTCTGTGGTTAGTGTAAATGACTCTCCAGCCAGCCGCCAAGCTGCAGCTAAACTTGCCCTGCGAAAACAACTGGAGAAGACTCTGCTGGAGATTCCCCCACCTAAGCCCCCTGCGCCAGAATTTAATTTCCTGCCCTCAGCAGCCAATAATGAGTTCATCTACTTAGTGGGACTGGAAGAGGTGGTTCAGAACCTACTAGATACTATCCACAGAG GAAAAACAGGTTTACCACTGTCCAAGCCTTTTGTCAGAGACCCCTTTATCTGCACTCAGTGCAACACTGACTTCACCTGCCGCTGGAGGCAAGACAAGACTAAAGGCGGGGCTGTGCTCTGTGAAGACTGTATGTCATCCAATCAGAAAAAGGCTTTGAAAACTGAGCATACCAATAGGCTGAAAGCAGCTTTTGTCAAAGCATTGCAACAAGAACAGGAAATAGATCAGCGAATCATTCAGCAGACGTCCTCATCAATCTCCCACAGTagctcctcatcctcttcatcttcattgATGAAAGGAGGACATCTGAAGCAGGCTCAGGTCAGAGCATCCTcccaccagcaccaccaccagGCCAACCAAGGAGCCAACATCATTCACCACCACTCCATCAAGCAG AGCTCCCAGGGCCAGCTGTCCCATGGTGTCTCATCAGTGGGGGTGAGGGGTGTCCCCCACTCCTTCTCCTCGTCCTCTCAACTGCAGAGTGCAGTGGTGGCCGCAGCTTTGGTCAGCCGGCCAGGTAAGCATGCCCATGTTTCCCGCCGCTCTGTCCAGAGTTCAAAGGTGAGCAGCAGTGGGATCGGCGGCAGCAGGAATATCAGCGGAGGTACTTCCTCATCCACTGCATGGAGGAAGCAGAGCAACAGCAACACAG GAGTGACTATGGCCTACGTAAACCCAAGCCTGACAGGTCACAAGACAACAGCCACTGTAGACGCTCGTCAGAGGGAGTACCTGCTGGACATGATCCCCTCGCGCTCATCGATCTCGCAGACTGCAAACACatggaaataa
- the LOC137098518 gene encoding transcriptional repressor p66 alpha-like isoform X4 has protein sequence MSEEAVRQTRSQKRALEREGAPQSTDPSSADSESKKSKLDSSEARAQDQTNPKPDPVLAQDSQSRTSTGSENEKEQEQNQLPLPLMSPLASQSAKDDQERTQRHHVVEPSSDIRTECNDRASRVRTESGMDTRSRVRLSEPKASGGMLAAGEVKATIKVEVQTAEQPVDMSTSRGIKREKRPPSPEDDDVIILSDNDSPSPPMNGLSHLKELDTDLLMKSSPAERERIIRQLKEELRLEEAKLVLLKKLRQSQIQRDNLQKPSNLSSSSAPPPLIRGTITSNKGSQQILPGRSSGTVIPPPLVRGGQQVSSKHGTQIIMPPLVRGAQPISVSPQQIQALRQQQHQQQLAASGGSGSGPPPLLLGPRTSAPAVQGQRGIVQPGLIRIGSSGNALASPSSLKGSSSGSSVSVVSVNDSPASRQAAAKLALRKQLEKTLLEIPPPKPPAPEFNFLPSAANNEFIYLVGLEEVVQNLLDTIHRGKTGLPLSKPFVRDPFICTQCNTDFTCRWRQDKTKGGAVLCEDCMSSNQKKALKTEHTNRLKAAFVKALQQEQEIDQRIIQQTSSSISHSSSSSSSSSLMKGGHLKQAQVRASSHQHHHQANQGANIIHHHSIKQSSQGQLSHGVSSVGVRGVPHSFSSSSQLQSAVVAAALVSRPGVTMAYVNPSLTGHKTTATVDARQREYLLDMIPSRSSISQTANTWK, from the exons ATGTCTGAGGAGGCTGTCCGCCAGACGCGCAGCCAGAAGAGGGCACTGGAGAGGGAGGGTGCTCCCCAGTCGACAGATCCCTCCAGTGCTGACAGTGAAAGCAAAAAGTCTAAATTGGACTCATCTGAAGCTAGAGCACAGGACCAAACTAATCCTAAACCGGACCCTGTATTGGCACAGGACAGTCAGTCCCGGACTAGCACAGGATCAGAGAATGAAAAGGAGCAAGAGCAGAACCAGTTGCCATTACCTTTAATGTCACCCTTGGCCTCCCAGTCGGCGAAGGATGATCAAGAGCGGACCCAGAGACACCATGTGGTTGAACCTAGCTCAGACATTCGGACTGAGTGCAATGACAGAGCCAGCAGGGTTAGAACAGAGTCGGGAATGGATACACGGAGCCGGGTCCGCCTGTCAGAGCCAAAGGCATCCGGTGGAATGCTGGCTGCGGGCGAGGTGAAGGCCACCATTAAAGTGGAAGTCCAGACAGCAGAGCAGCCCGTGGACATGAGCACCTCCAGAGG CATAAAAAGAGAGAAGCGCCCTCCATCCCCtgaagatgatgatgtcatcatcTTATCGGATAATGACTCGCCCAGTCCACCAATGAATGGCCTGAGCCACTTGAAAGAGCTGGACACAGACCTTCTCATG AAGAGCAGCCCAGCAGAGAGGGAGCGCATCATTAGGCAGCTGAAGGAGGAGCTGAGATTGGAGGAGGCCAAACTGGTGCTGCTTAAGAAACTCAGACAGAGCCAGATACAGAGGGACAATCTCCAGAAG cccTCAAATTTATCCAgctcctctgctcctcctcctctaatTCGAGGAACAATCACAAGCAATAAAGGCTCTCAGCAG ATTTTGCCAGGCAGGAGTTCAGGCACAGTCATCCCTCCACCACTAGTTAGAGGAGGGCAGCAGGTGTCATCCAAACATGGGACCCAGATCATCATGCCACCTCTGGTCAGAGGGGCACAG CCCATCTCTGTATCTCCACAGCAGATCCAGGCTCTTCGccaacagcagcatcagcagcagttgGCGGCATCCGGAGGCTCAGGTTCAGGACCCCCTCCGCTGCTGTTGGGCCCCAGGACCTCAGCCCCTGCAGTCCAGGGACAGAGAGGCATAGTCCAGCCAGGCCTCATCAGAATTGGCAGTAGTGGTAATGCACTG GCTTCACCATCCAGTTTGAAGGGCTCCTCCTCAGGAAGCAGCGTGTCTGTGGTTAGTGTAAATGACTCTCCAGCCAGCCGCCAAGCTGCAGCTAAACTTGCCCTGCGAAAACAACTGGAGAAGACTCTGCTGGAGATTCCCCCACCTAAGCCCCCTGCGCCAGAATTTAATTTCCTGCCCTCAGCAGCCAATAATGAGTTCATCTACTTAGTGGGACTGGAAGAGGTGGTTCAGAACCTACTAGATACTATCCACAGAG GAAAAACAGGTTTACCACTGTCCAAGCCTTTTGTCAGAGACCCCTTTATCTGCACTCAGTGCAACACTGACTTCACCTGCCGCTGGAGGCAAGACAAGACTAAAGGCGGGGCTGTGCTCTGTGAAGACTGTATGTCATCCAATCAGAAAAAGGCTTTGAAAACTGAGCATACCAATAGGCTGAAAGCAGCTTTTGTCAAAGCATTGCAACAAGAACAGGAAATAGATCAGCGAATCATTCAGCAGACGTCCTCATCAATCTCCCACAGTagctcctcatcctcttcatcttcattgATGAAAGGAGGACATCTGAAGCAGGCTCAGGTCAGAGCATCCTcccaccagcaccaccaccagGCCAACCAAGGAGCCAACATCATTCACCACCACTCCATCAAGCAG AGCTCCCAGGGCCAGCTGTCCCATGGTGTCTCATCAGTGGGGGTGAGGGGTGTCCCCCACTCCTTCTCCTCGTCCTCTCAACTGCAGAGTGCAGTGGTGGCCGCAGCTTTGGTCAGCCGGCCAG GAGTGACTATGGCCTACGTAAACCCAAGCCTGACAGGTCACAAGACAACAGCCACTGTAGACGCTCGTCAGAGGGAGTACCTGCTGGACATGATCCCCTCGCGCTCATCGATCTCGCAGACTGCAAACACatggaaataa
- the LOC137098518 gene encoding transcriptional repressor p66 alpha-like isoform X3, with protein MSEEAVRQTRSQKRALEREGAPQSTDPSSADSESKKSKLDSSEARAQDQTNPKPDPVLAQDSQSRTSTGSENEKEQEQNQLPLPLMSPLASQSAKDDQERTQRHHVVEPSSDIRTECNDRASRVRTESGMDTRSRVRLSEPKASGGMLAAGEVKATIKVEVQTAEQPVDMSTSRGIKREKRPPSPEDDDVIILSDNDSPSPPMNGLSHLKELDTDLLMKSSPAERERIIRQLKEELRLEEAKLVLLKKLRQSQIQRDNLQKPSNLSSSSAPPPLIRGTITSNKGSQQILPGRSSGTVIPPPLVRGGQQVSSKHGTQIIMPPLVRGAQIQALRQQQHQQQLAASGGSGSGPPPLLLGPRTSAPAVQGQRGIVQPGLIRIGSSGNALASPSSLKGSSSGSSVSVVSVNDSPASRQAAAKLALRKQLEKTLLEIPPPKPPAPEFNFLPSAANNEFIYLVGLEEVVQNLLDTIHRGKTGLPLSKPFVRDPFICTQCNTDFTCRWRQDKTKGGAVLCEDCMSSNQKKALKTEHTNRLKAAFVKALQQEQEIDQRIIQQTSSSISHSSSSSSSSSLMKGGHLKQAQVRASSHQHHHQANQGANIIHHHSIKQSSQGQLSHGVSSVGVRGVPHSFSSSSQLQSAVVAAALVSRPGKHAHVSRRSVQSSKVSSSGIGGSRNISGGTSSSTAWRKQSNSNTGVTMAYVNPSLTGHKTTATVDARQREYLLDMIPSRSSISQTANTWK; from the exons ATGTCTGAGGAGGCTGTCCGCCAGACGCGCAGCCAGAAGAGGGCACTGGAGAGGGAGGGTGCTCCCCAGTCGACAGATCCCTCCAGTGCTGACAGTGAAAGCAAAAAGTCTAAATTGGACTCATCTGAAGCTAGAGCACAGGACCAAACTAATCCTAAACCGGACCCTGTATTGGCACAGGACAGTCAGTCCCGGACTAGCACAGGATCAGAGAATGAAAAGGAGCAAGAGCAGAACCAGTTGCCATTACCTTTAATGTCACCCTTGGCCTCCCAGTCGGCGAAGGATGATCAAGAGCGGACCCAGAGACACCATGTGGTTGAACCTAGCTCAGACATTCGGACTGAGTGCAATGACAGAGCCAGCAGGGTTAGAACAGAGTCGGGAATGGATACACGGAGCCGGGTCCGCCTGTCAGAGCCAAAGGCATCCGGTGGAATGCTGGCTGCGGGCGAGGTGAAGGCCACCATTAAAGTGGAAGTCCAGACAGCAGAGCAGCCCGTGGACATGAGCACCTCCAGAGG CATAAAAAGAGAGAAGCGCCCTCCATCCCCtgaagatgatgatgtcatcatcTTATCGGATAATGACTCGCCCAGTCCACCAATGAATGGCCTGAGCCACTTGAAAGAGCTGGACACAGACCTTCTCATG AAGAGCAGCCCAGCAGAGAGGGAGCGCATCATTAGGCAGCTGAAGGAGGAGCTGAGATTGGAGGAGGCCAAACTGGTGCTGCTTAAGAAACTCAGACAGAGCCAGATACAGAGGGACAATCTCCAGAAG cccTCAAATTTATCCAgctcctctgctcctcctcctctaatTCGAGGAACAATCACAAGCAATAAAGGCTCTCAGCAG ATTTTGCCAGGCAGGAGTTCAGGCACAGTCATCCCTCCACCACTAGTTAGAGGAGGGCAGCAGGTGTCATCCAAACATGGGACCCAGATCATCATGCCACCTCTGGTCAGAGGGGCACAG ATCCAGGCTCTTCGccaacagcagcatcagcagcagttgGCGGCATCCGGAGGCTCAGGTTCAGGACCCCCTCCGCTGCTGTTGGGCCCCAGGACCTCAGCCCCTGCAGTCCAGGGACAGAGAGGCATAGTCCAGCCAGGCCTCATCAGAATTGGCAGTAGTGGTAATGCACTG GCTTCACCATCCAGTTTGAAGGGCTCCTCCTCAGGAAGCAGCGTGTCTGTGGTTAGTGTAAATGACTCTCCAGCCAGCCGCCAAGCTGCAGCTAAACTTGCCCTGCGAAAACAACTGGAGAAGACTCTGCTGGAGATTCCCCCACCTAAGCCCCCTGCGCCAGAATTTAATTTCCTGCCCTCAGCAGCCAATAATGAGTTCATCTACTTAGTGGGACTGGAAGAGGTGGTTCAGAACCTACTAGATACTATCCACAGAG GAAAAACAGGTTTACCACTGTCCAAGCCTTTTGTCAGAGACCCCTTTATCTGCACTCAGTGCAACACTGACTTCACCTGCCGCTGGAGGCAAGACAAGACTAAAGGCGGGGCTGTGCTCTGTGAAGACTGTATGTCATCCAATCAGAAAAAGGCTTTGAAAACTGAGCATACCAATAGGCTGAAAGCAGCTTTTGTCAAAGCATTGCAACAAGAACAGGAAATAGATCAGCGAATCATTCAGCAGACGTCCTCATCAATCTCCCACAGTagctcctcatcctcttcatcttcattgATGAAAGGAGGACATCTGAAGCAGGCTCAGGTCAGAGCATCCTcccaccagcaccaccaccagGCCAACCAAGGAGCCAACATCATTCACCACCACTCCATCAAGCAG AGCTCCCAGGGCCAGCTGTCCCATGGTGTCTCATCAGTGGGGGTGAGGGGTGTCCCCCACTCCTTCTCCTCGTCCTCTCAACTGCAGAGTGCAGTGGTGGCCGCAGCTTTGGTCAGCCGGCCAGGTAAGCATGCCCATGTTTCCCGCCGCTCTGTCCAGAGTTCAAAGGTGAGCAGCAGTGGGATCGGCGGCAGCAGGAATATCAGCGGAGGTACTTCCTCATCCACTGCATGGAGGAAGCAGAGCAACAGCAACACAG GAGTGACTATGGCCTACGTAAACCCAAGCCTGACAGGTCACAAGACAACAGCCACTGTAGACGCTCGTCAGAGGGAGTACCTGCTGGACATGATCCCCTCGCGCTCATCGATCTCGCAGACTGCAAACACatggaaataa
- the LOC137098518 gene encoding transcriptional repressor p66-alpha-like isoform X2 — protein MSEEAVRQTRSQKRALEREGAPQSTDPSSADSESKKSKLDSSEARAQDQTNPKPDPVLAQDSQSRTSTGSENEKEQEQNQLPLPLMSPLASQSAKDDQERTQRHHVVEPSSDIRTECNDRASRVRTESGMDTRSRVRLSEPKASGGMLAAGEVKATIKVEVQTAEQPVDMSTSRGIKREKRPPSPEDDDVIILSDNDSPSPPMNGLSHLKELDTDLLMKSSPAERERIIRQLKEELRLEEAKLVLLKKLRQSQIQRDNLQKPSNLSSSSAPPPLIRGTITSNKGSQQILPGRSSGTVIPPPLVRGGQQVSSKHGTQIIMPPLVRGAQQIQALRQQQHQQQLAASGGSGSGPPPLLLGPRTSAPAVQGQRGIVQPGLIRIGSSGNALASPSSLKGSSSGSSVSVVSVNDSPASRQAAAKLALRKQLEKTLLEIPPPKPPAPEFNFLPSAANNEFIYLVGLEEVVQNLLDTIHRGKTGLPLSKPFVRDPFICTQCNTDFTCRWRQDKTKGGAVLCEDCMSSNQKKALKTEHTNRLKAAFVKALQQEQEIDQRIIQQTSSSISHSSSSSSSSSLMKGGHLKQAQVRASSHQHHHQANQGANIIHHHSIKQSSQGQLSHGVSSVGVRGVPHSFSSSSQLQSAVVAAALVSRPGKHAHVSRRSVQSSKVSSSGIGGSRNISGGTSSSTAWRKQSNSNTGVTMAYVNPSLTGHKTTATVDARQREYLLDMIPSRSSISQTANTWK, from the exons ATGTCTGAGGAGGCTGTCCGCCAGACGCGCAGCCAGAAGAGGGCACTGGAGAGGGAGGGTGCTCCCCAGTCGACAGATCCCTCCAGTGCTGACAGTGAAAGCAAAAAGTCTAAATTGGACTCATCTGAAGCTAGAGCACAGGACCAAACTAATCCTAAACCGGACCCTGTATTGGCACAGGACAGTCAGTCCCGGACTAGCACAGGATCAGAGAATGAAAAGGAGCAAGAGCAGAACCAGTTGCCATTACCTTTAATGTCACCCTTGGCCTCCCAGTCGGCGAAGGATGATCAAGAGCGGACCCAGAGACACCATGTGGTTGAACCTAGCTCAGACATTCGGACTGAGTGCAATGACAGAGCCAGCAGGGTTAGAACAGAGTCGGGAATGGATACACGGAGCCGGGTCCGCCTGTCAGAGCCAAAGGCATCCGGTGGAATGCTGGCTGCGGGCGAGGTGAAGGCCACCATTAAAGTGGAAGTCCAGACAGCAGAGCAGCCCGTGGACATGAGCACCTCCAGAGG CATAAAAAGAGAGAAGCGCCCTCCATCCCCtgaagatgatgatgtcatcatcTTATCGGATAATGACTCGCCCAGTCCACCAATGAATGGCCTGAGCCACTTGAAAGAGCTGGACACAGACCTTCTCATG AAGAGCAGCCCAGCAGAGAGGGAGCGCATCATTAGGCAGCTGAAGGAGGAGCTGAGATTGGAGGAGGCCAAACTGGTGCTGCTTAAGAAACTCAGACAGAGCCAGATACAGAGGGACAATCTCCAGAAG cccTCAAATTTATCCAgctcctctgctcctcctcctctaatTCGAGGAACAATCACAAGCAATAAAGGCTCTCAGCAG ATTTTGCCAGGCAGGAGTTCAGGCACAGTCATCCCTCCACCACTAGTTAGAGGAGGGCAGCAGGTGTCATCCAAACATGGGACCCAGATCATCATGCCACCTCTGGTCAGAGGGGCACAG CAGATCCAGGCTCTTCGccaacagcagcatcagcagcagttgGCGGCATCCGGAGGCTCAGGTTCAGGACCCCCTCCGCTGCTGTTGGGCCCCAGGACCTCAGCCCCTGCAGTCCAGGGACAGAGAGGCATAGTCCAGCCAGGCCTCATCAGAATTGGCAGTAGTGGTAATGCACTG GCTTCACCATCCAGTTTGAAGGGCTCCTCCTCAGGAAGCAGCGTGTCTGTGGTTAGTGTAAATGACTCTCCAGCCAGCCGCCAAGCTGCAGCTAAACTTGCCCTGCGAAAACAACTGGAGAAGACTCTGCTGGAGATTCCCCCACCTAAGCCCCCTGCGCCAGAATTTAATTTCCTGCCCTCAGCAGCCAATAATGAGTTCATCTACTTAGTGGGACTGGAAGAGGTGGTTCAGAACCTACTAGATACTATCCACAGAG GAAAAACAGGTTTACCACTGTCCAAGCCTTTTGTCAGAGACCCCTTTATCTGCACTCAGTGCAACACTGACTTCACCTGCCGCTGGAGGCAAGACAAGACTAAAGGCGGGGCTGTGCTCTGTGAAGACTGTATGTCATCCAATCAGAAAAAGGCTTTGAAAACTGAGCATACCAATAGGCTGAAAGCAGCTTTTGTCAAAGCATTGCAACAAGAACAGGAAATAGATCAGCGAATCATTCAGCAGACGTCCTCATCAATCTCCCACAGTagctcctcatcctcttcatcttcattgATGAAAGGAGGACATCTGAAGCAGGCTCAGGTCAGAGCATCCTcccaccagcaccaccaccagGCCAACCAAGGAGCCAACATCATTCACCACCACTCCATCAAGCAG AGCTCCCAGGGCCAGCTGTCCCATGGTGTCTCATCAGTGGGGGTGAGGGGTGTCCCCCACTCCTTCTCCTCGTCCTCTCAACTGCAGAGTGCAGTGGTGGCCGCAGCTTTGGTCAGCCGGCCAGGTAAGCATGCCCATGTTTCCCGCCGCTCTGTCCAGAGTTCAAAGGTGAGCAGCAGTGGGATCGGCGGCAGCAGGAATATCAGCGGAGGTACTTCCTCATCCACTGCATGGAGGAAGCAGAGCAACAGCAACACAG GAGTGACTATGGCCTACGTAAACCCAAGCCTGACAGGTCACAAGACAACAGCCACTGTAGACGCTCGTCAGAGGGAGTACCTGCTGGACATGATCCCCTCGCGCTCATCGATCTCGCAGACTGCAAACACatggaaataa
- the ndufa13 gene encoding NADH dehydrogenase [ubiquinone] 1 alpha subcomplex subunit 13, whose protein sequence is MAGSKVKQDMPPLGGYASFDYKRNLPKRGLSGYSMFGIGIGLLVFGYWRLFRWNRERRRLQIEEMEARIALMPLLQAEHDRRTLRMLRENLEEEAILMQDVPGWKVGESVFHTDRWVTPISEEMLNLRPREELLHKRFGFLWYV, encoded by the exons ATGGCGGGGTCCAAGGTGAAGCAGGACATGCCTCCTCTGGGAGGCTATGCCTCGTTTGATTACAAGAGAAATTTACCAAAACGAGGACTTTCAG GATATAGCATGTTTGGCATTGGCATCGGCCTCCTTGTGTTTGGCTACTGGAGGCTGTTTAGAtggaacagagagaggag GCGCTTGCAGATTGAGGAGATGGAGGCTAGGATAGCTCTGATGCCCCTGCTGCAGGCGGAGCATGACCGAAg GACATTACGGATGCTCAGGGAAAACTTAGAAGAGGAAGCAATCCTCATGCAGGATGTTCCAGGTTGGAAG GTGGGTGAGAGTGTCTTCCACACAGATCGCTGGGTCACCCCCATCTCAGAAGAAATGCTCAACCTTCGGCCTCGTGAGGAGCTATTACACAAGCGTTTTGGCTTCCTGTGGTACGTGTAA